The Micromonospora violae DNA segment CTCGCTCTTCGGCTCGGGCGCGTTCCGCCGCAACGCCCGGGGTGGGGGTCAGCCGGGCGGCATGCCGTTCGACGTCTCCGACATGTTCGGTGGTGGCGGCGGAGGCGGTGATCGCCGCTTCGGAGGCGCCGGCTTCCAGGACCTGTTCAGTTCGATCTTCACTGGCGGCCAGGCCGGCGGGCAGGCGGCGCCACGCGGTCCGGCCCGTGGCCGGGACGTGGAGACCGAGGTGGCACTGGACTTCGGCGACGCGGTACGCGGGGTGACGCTGCCCCTGACGCTGCGCGCGCCCGGAGTCTGTGACACCTGCCATGGCAACGGGGCCAAGCCCGGCACCCAGCCGCGTACCTGCCCGGTCTGTCATGGTGCCGGGGTGACCACCCGCAACCAGGGGTCGTTCAGCTTCTCCGAGCCGTGCCGCAACTGCCAGGGCGTCGGCACCGTGGTGGAGGAGAAGTGCCCGGAGTGCCACGGCAGCGGCGGTGTCACCAAGACCCGCACCATGAACGTGCGCTTCCCGGCCGGGGTGGCCGACGGTCAACGCATCCGGCTGGCCGGGCGCGGCGAGCCGGGCGAGCGCGGTGGCCCGGCGGGTGACCTCTTCGTGCAGGTCAAGGTTCGGCCGGATGAGCTGTTTGGGCGTACCGGAGACGACCTGACGCTGACCGTGCCGGTCACCTTCGCGGAGGCCGTGCTCGGCACGGACCTGCGGGTGCCCACGCTCGACGGGGCGGTGACCCTCCGGGTTCCGCCGGGGACGCCGAGCGGGCGGGTGCTGCGGGCCCGGGGCAAGGGTGTGGTTCGACGCGATGGGCAGGCCGGTGACCTGCTGGTCACGCTGGACGTGGTGGTGCCGGCCCGGTTGTCGGACGAGGCGCGTACGGCGCTGGAGTCGTTCGCCGAGCAGACCCCGCCGGCGGGCCGGGAACATCTGGACGCACGGGTGCGTCGAGTCAGTTAGTCCGGTGGAATGGACGCGGAGGTGAGCGGGATGTCCGGCGAGTTCCTCGGTTCGGGCGACCCTGGCTACGAGGCCAAGGTTCTGATGATCTCGGTTGCGGCGCGGATGGCGGGGATGCACCCACAGACCCTGCGCCAGTACGACCGGCTGGGGCTGGTGCAGCCCGGCCGGGCCGCTGGTGGCGGGCGTCGCTACAGCGTCCGTGACGTGGTGCTGCTGCGCGAGGTGCAGCGGCTCAGCCAGGATGACGGGATCAACCTGGCCGGCGTCAAGCGGATCATCGGGCTGGAACGGCTGTTGGAGCAGGCGCAGCAGCGGGTGGCCCGACTGGAGGCGGAGCTGGACGCCGCGTACCGCCGGGTGGCGGAGTTGGAGTCGTTGGCCCGCTTCCCGGGCCGGGACCTGGTGCCGACCAACCGTACATCCACCGCACTGGTGGTGTGGCGGCCTCGCCGCACGCCCGATCGCTGACCTGCCACACACC contains these protein-coding regions:
- the dnaJ gene encoding molecular chaperone DnaJ, with the protein product MSSKDWIEKDFYAVLGVDKAASADDIKKAYRRVARESHPDHNPGDPKAEERFKAASEAYNVLSDSGRRREYDEMRSLFGSGAFRRNARGGGQPGGMPFDVSDMFGGGGGGGDRRFGGAGFQDLFSSIFTGGQAGGQAAPRGPARGRDVETEVALDFGDAVRGVTLPLTLRAPGVCDTCHGNGAKPGTQPRTCPVCHGAGVTTRNQGSFSFSEPCRNCQGVGTVVEEKCPECHGSGGVTKTRTMNVRFPAGVADGQRIRLAGRGEPGERGGPAGDLFVQVKVRPDELFGRTGDDLTLTVPVTFAEAVLGTDLRVPTLDGAVTLRVPPGTPSGRVLRARGKGVVRRDGQAGDLLVTLDVVVPARLSDEARTALESFAEQTPPAGREHLDARVRRVS
- a CDS encoding heat shock protein transcriptional repressor HspR, producing MSGEFLGSGDPGYEAKVLMISVAARMAGMHPQTLRQYDRLGLVQPGRAAGGGRRYSVRDVVLLREVQRLSQDDGINLAGVKRIIGLERLLEQAQQRVARLEAELDAAYRRVAELESLARFPGRDLVPTNRTSTALVVWRPRRTPDR